A region of the Polaribacter sp. L3A8 genome:
AAGGTTCTTTTAATAGTGTAATATTGCTAAATTTAATGAAATATTTTTTATAAAAATCATTTACATCTAAACGTCGTTTTAGATACTCTGCTAACTTTTTAAATTCAGAAATACCTATAAAGGCAGCAAAAGAATTCATCCTATAATTAAAACCAATTTCTTTATACTGATAGTAATTTACATTTTCCCTTGCCTGCGTTGCATAAAAAATTGCTTTCTGCTTTTCCTCTTCTGTTTTACAAATTAAAACGCCACCTCCTAAGGTGGTTACAATTTTATTATTATTAAAAGAAAGAATGCCAAAATCACCAAAAGTACCGCATTTTTTTCCTTTATATTCAGAACCTAAGGCTTCTGCAGCGTCTTCAATTAAAGTAATCTTGTATTTACGAGAAACCGCAACAATTTCATCAATCTTTGCCGGCATTCCGTAGGAATGGACAAAAATAATTGCTTTTGGTTTTCTCCCTTTAGCAATCCGATCCTTTATCGCTAGTTCTAATTGCACAGGACACATGTTCCAAGTCTCTTTTTCACTATCAATAAAAATAGGTGTTGCTTTTTGATATATAATAGGATTTACTGTTGCTACGTATGTGAAAGACTGACATAAAACTTCATCTCCCTCTTCTACTCCACTTAAAATTAAGGCTAAATGAATGGCAGCAGTACCCGAATTTACTGCAACCACTTTTTTTTCTTTTTTATAAAACGTCTCTAAAGTTTGTTCAAATTGATTGATAAAACTGGTATCAACCGAAGAAAAAGGTGTTTTTAAATCAATATCTATAATAGATTCCGATAAAGAAATTTTATGATTCATTCTTTAAGGCTACTTTTTTCTGAATCGTTTTAAAAAGCAAAATATATGCAATTATAAAGCCTACAATTAATCCGAAGAAAATTAAAAATTGACTAGATACGTCTAATGTATAGGTCTTATAGATTACTAAATTGATTATTATCTGAAGTACTCCATAAATACCCGCAACTTTTAAATGAGACATTTTATATACATCTACCAATTTCTGATAAATATGATGTCTATGTGCTTCAAAAATACTTTCTTTTGTAAAAAGTTTTCTATACAAGATGGTATTACCTGCATCTGCACCATAAACTATTACTAATAATATGATTAAAGGAGATGATAATTTAACTGCAAATAAAAAGCCTAGAAAAAAGACTAACATTCCTACAGCGATACTACCAATATCACCCGCAAAAAAGAGTGCTTTCCTTCTAAAATTATAAAACCCAAAAACGATTAAAGACAGTAATGGATATATAATTAAGTTATCATCTACTAAATGTTCGCTCCTATTTATAACAAACAACCCTAATAAAACACAGATACTATAAATCCCTGTAATTCCGTTGATGCCATCCATAAAGTTAAACATATTTACAACCCCAATTCCCATAATTAAATAAAAAACAAAAAGGTAAATAGGTGTAAACGGAA
Encoded here:
- a CDS encoding MraY family glycosyltransferase, which produces MEKYFFILVLLAVISFLYLKLAVKFKIIDKPNQRSSHTKITVRGGGIIFPISILLFFFLNDYQYPYFLLGVFLISIVSFLDDIYTLSSKIRFPFQFLAVFLILYQVSFPFTPIYLFVFYLIMGIGVVNMFNFMDGINGITGIYSICVLLGLFVINRSEHLVDDNLIIYPLLSLIVFGFYNFRRKALFFAGDIGSIAVGMLVFFLGFLFAVKLSSPLIILLVIVYGADAGNTILYRKLFTKESIFEAHRHHIYQKLVDVYKMSHLKVAGIYGVLQIIINLVIYKTYTLDVSSQFLIFFGLIVGFIIAYILLFKTIQKKVALKNES
- a CDS encoding aminotransferase class I/II-fold pyridoxal phosphate-dependent enzyme yields the protein MNHKISLSESIIDIDLKTPFSSVDTSFINQFEQTLETFYKKEKKVVAVNSGTAAIHLALILSGVEEGDEVLCQSFTYVATVNPIIYQKATPIFIDSEKETWNMCPVQLELAIKDRIAKGRKPKAIIFVHSYGMPAKIDEIVAVSRKYKITLIEDAAEALGSEYKGKKCGTFGDFGILSFNNNKIVTTLGGGVLICKTEEEKQKAIFYATQARENVNYYQYKEIGFNYRMNSFAAFIGISEFKKLAEYLKRRLDVNDFYKKYFIKFSNITLLKEPSGDFCSNHWLSCIKIDGENTVFTKHTLMAMFNKNNIESRFLWKPMHLQPVFKKYPYYGTKIAESLFNNGVCLPSGSNLNRNDLERILTSVKKIL